A window of Lodderomyces beijingensis strain CBS 14171 genome assembly, chromosome: 1 contains these coding sequences:
- a CDS encoding 40S ribosomal protein uS12 — translation MGKGKPRGLNSARKLRVHRRNNRWADQAYKARLLGTAFKSSPFGGSSHAKGIVLEKIGVESKQPNSAIRKCVRVQLIKNGKRVTAFVPNDGCLNFVDENDEVLLAGFGRRGKAKGDIPGVRFKVVKVSGVSLLALWKEKKEKPRS, via the coding sequence ATGGGAAAAGGTAAACCAAGAGGATTAAACTCCGCCAGAAAGTTGAGAGTTCACAGGAGAAACAACAGATGGGCCGACCAAGCTTATAAAGCCAGATTATTGGGAACAGCCTTCAAGTCCTCCCCCTTTGGAGGATCTTCACACGCCAAAGGTATCgtgttggaaaaaatcGGTGTTGAATCGAAACAACCAAACTCCGCCATTAGAAAGTGTGTCAGAGTGCAGTTAATCAAAAACGGTAAGAGGGTGACTGCTTTCGTCCCCAATGACGGTTGTTTGAACTTTGTCGATGAGAATGACGAAGTGTTGTTGGCTGGTTTCGGTAGAAGAGGTAAGGCTAAGGGTGATATTCCAGGTGTTAGATTCAAGGTTGTCAAAGTCTCGGGTGTCTCTTTGTTGGCTTTgtggaaggagaagaaggaaaagccTAGATCGTAA